ATTCTGGTGCGCTCCGGCATTCCCGCCGGCGTCGGCTTCTCCAATCAGGGCGGTTACGAGAATAAGGAACTGGACACGCTGATCGATAAGGCGGCGGTGACCGTGGACACCGCGGCCCGCACCGAGCTCTACAAGGATTTCCAGAAACAGGTCGTCGCCGACCTGCCGCTGATCAACGTCGCGGAATGGGGTTTCATCACGGTGGCGCGCGATACGGTCAAGAATGTCGCCAGCAATCCCCGCTGGGCCGTTTCCAACTGGGCCGATACCGCGGTCGATGCCTGAGGAAGCGACGTGAGACGCGCGGCAACATTGCTGCGGCGAAGGGCGGTCAGCGCCATTCCGGTGCTGCTGATCGTTCTCATCTTCACCTTCGTCCTGCTTGAAAACGCATCCGGCGACGCGGTCGATGCCTATCTCGTCTCCATAGGCGGCGGCGATGCCGGGCTGCGGGATGCTCTGCGCGAACAATATGGGCTGAACGGTTCGGTGCTGGCCCGTTTCTGGCTCTATGCCAGTTCTGTGCTGCGGCTGGATCTCGGCTGGTCGCTCGCCTTCGACCGGCCGGTGCTGGGGCTGATCCTCGAGCGCCTGCCGAACACGCTGCTGCTGATGGGCAGCGCCACCGCGCTCGCTTTCATCACCGGCACAGCGCTCGGCATCGTGGCGGGCGCGCGTCCGGGCGGGTTGACCGACCGTGTGCTTTCCGCGCTGTCACTGGCGCTTTACGCCACGCCGGGCTTCTGGCTCGGCCTCGTGCTCGCCATCGTCTTTGCCGTGCAACTGAGGTGGCTGCCGACATCCGGCATCGAAACCATCGCGTCCGGAAAACAGGGCATGGCAAGGGCGCTCGATATTGCGCGCCATCTCGTCCTGCCGGTCGCCAGTCTCGGGCTGATCTATCTGGCGCTTTTCCTGCGTGTCATGCGCACGGCCATGGCGGCGGTCTGGCCACTGGATTTCGTGCTGTTCGCCAGAGCCAAGGGGCTTTCGAGACGCCGGATCGTGCTGCGCCATGTCGCCCGCAACGCTGCCCTTCCGCTCATCACCGCGCTCGGCCTGCAAGCCGCCACCATGCTGGGCGGCAGCGTGGTGATCGAGAGCGTGTTTGCCATTCCCGGTTTCGGCCGCCTTGCACAGGAAGCCGTCAGCGGCCGCGACACGCCGCTGTTGATGGGCATCATTCTGACGAGCGCCGTCTTCGTTATCCTTGTCAATCTCGCCGTCGATATTCTTTATGCCGTTCTCGATCCGCGCATCGGCAGCGGGGAGCAACAGGCATGAGTTTCGCTCTCCGGCTCCTGCGCAGTTTCGAGGGTTTGGCGGGCGTCGTCATTCTGGCGCTGCTTGCGGTGACGGCGCTTGCCGCTCCCCTCCTGTTTCCCGGCGACCCGCTGTCGATCGTCGGCGAGCCGCTCGTTGCGCCCTTCACGGACGCTGCCCTGCCGCTCGGCACCGACCGGCTGGGCCGCAATGTGCTGGCCGGGCTTGCCCACGGCGCACAGGCTTCCCTGCTCGTTGGCATCGGCGCTGCAGCCGCCGCCCTCCTGATTGGCACTGTCATCGGTACCATCGCGGGATTTGCGGGCGGGCTTGTCGATGAAGCCCTGATGCGCCTTACCGACGCCTTCCAGATAGTGCCGAACTTCCTCCTCGCGCTCGCCTTTGTCAGCACCATCGGCCCCTCCATGCCTATCGTCATCCTTGCGATTGCGCTTGGCGCCTGGGCGGATCCGGCACGGCTGATGCGGGCGCAGGTCCTGAGCATCCGCGAGCGCGATTATGTGCAGTCCGCCCGCGCCATCGGCATGCATCCGCTGGAGATCGCGTTTCGACAAATCCTGCCCAATGCCCTCCCGCCGGTTCTGGCGCTCGCCGCCATCATCGTCGCTGCCGCCATCCTCACGGAAGCGGCGCTGTCCTTCCTCGGTCTCGGCGATCCGAATATCGTCACCTGGGGTTCGATGATCGCCGAAGGACGCAACGTCCTGCGCTCGGCGGCGTTTCTCTCCATCATCCCCGGCATCGGCCTTCTGGTTATCGTCATCGGCGTCTATCTTCTCGCGGAAGGCATCAACAGGGCGATGGCGACAAGGAAAGAAGCGCCATGAGCGGCAATGCACTCTGCCGGATCGACGATCTCAACGTCCGTTATGCGGCGGGCGATGCACCGGCGCTGCAGGATATTTCGCTGACGATCCGGCAGGGTCAGAGGCTGGCGATCATCGGCGAAAGCGGTTCGGGCAAATCGACGCTCGCCAGGGCCATTGCCGGGCTTCTGCCTGTGAACGCACGGGTTTCCGGCGATATTTCCTGGAGCCGCGACAGCGGTATTTTCACCGACAGGCCCATGCCGGGACGTGATATCGGCACTATTTTTCAGGATACCGGCGCAACGCTGAACCCGGTTCTCACCATCGGCGAACAGGTGGCCGAAGGCGCGGTGCGACATCTCGGCCTTTCATGGCGTCAAGCACGGGATCTTGCCCGCGACCTTCTGGAGCGGGTGCGGCTACCGCATCCCTCCCATCTTCTGACCGCCTATCCGCATCAGCTTTCCGGCGGGCAGAGACAGCGCGTGGCAATTGCCGCCGCCATTGCCGCGCATCCCGCAATCCTGATCGCCGATGAAGCGACGAGCGCACTCGACACGGTAAGCCAGGCGGCCATTGCCGCGCTGCTGGACGGTCTGGTCCGCGAGGAAGAAAGAACGCTGATCTTCATCACCCATGATATCGGCCTCGCCTCCAGCCTTGCCGACGAGATCGCGGTTCTGCGCGCGGGACGGCTGGTGGAACATGGCGCGACCCGGCGGGTGCTGTCTTCGCCTGCGCATGACTATACGCGCGCACTGCTCTCCGATTATCTCGATCTCTCAACACCGCCTCTCATCAATGAGGCCGTGTCATGAATGACGCCCTGCTCAGCGTCGAAGACCTCTCGAAAACCTACCGGACCGGCGGACGCACGGTTGCGGCGCTCTCCGATATCTCCTTTTCGCTTCAGCCCGGCGAGACGCTGGGGCTTGCCGGCCCCTCCGGCTGCGGAAAATCGACGCTGGCACGCATCCTGATGCGGTTGATCCCCGCCGACGAAGGCACCGTCAGCTTTGAAAACCGCGACTGGCTGGCGCTCGATGGCAGCGAATTGCGCGCCGCCCGGCGACAGATGCAGATGGTGTTTCAGGATACGCATGGCGCGTTCAACCCGCGCGCCAGCGTCGAGGACGCCATAGGCGAGCCGCTGCGTATCCACCGCATCGTCGACAGACGGCAGCGACCGGCGGAAATCCGCCGCCTTCTTGACCGTGTCGGCCTGCCCGCCAGCCATGCCGGCCGATCCGTTTTCGAGCTTTCCGGCGGCCAGAGGCAGCGCGTGGCGATTGCACGGGCGATTGCGCTCAAGCCGTCGCTTCTCATTCTGGACGAAGCGGTTTCGGCACTGGATGTTTCGGTCCGCCGGCAAATCCTTGAACTGCTGGTGGAAATACAGCGCGAGACGGCCGTTGCCTGCATCTTCGTTTCACACGATCTTTCGGTCATCCGCGCCGTCTGCCATCGCGTCGCCATCATGGAGGCAGGACGGATCGTCGAGATAGGCAGGACCGCAAACATCGTTTCCGCACCGCAATCCTCGACTGCCCGAACCCTGATCGAGGCTGCGCCGCGGCTCACCACCACCACCCAAGGATAAGACGATATGCCCGCCCCGGATTATGCATTGCTTCTCGACCCTCCCGCCTTTCCCGCAGACCGTTACGCCGTCCTTGCCGACCGGCTGGCAGCCCTGATGGGCACGCGGAACGACGTGCTTCTGATACAGGCGGAAGCGGTGCTGGCACTCGAGGCCACCGCCGCCAGCCTCGCGCGGCCGGGTCTGAGGGCGCTCAATATCGTCACCAGCCCCTATGGCGCATGGTTCGGCGGCTGGCTGGAACGAGGTGGAGCGACCGTCCGCAATCTCACCGCCAGCCCCGCCAAACCGATCTCTCTTCAGGAGGTCGAGCGGGCGCTGGACGATGGAACCGGCTTTAATCTTCTCGCCATCGTCCATGCGGAATCGGCGAGTGGCATTCTCAATCCCCTGCCCGCCATTGCAGCACTCGCCAAAGACAGGGGTATCGTCACGGTGGTCGATGCCGTCGCTTCCATTGGCGGCCATGCCTTCGAGGCGGACCGGCTGGGCATTGATATCGCAGTCATCGGCCCGCAAAAGGCGCTGGCGGGGCCAGCCGGGGTCTCAGCCATCTCGGTCAGCCCAAAGGCGTGGGAGCTTCTGTCCCATGGCGCAGCGCCGGAAAACTCCATGCTCTCGCTTCTCGACCAGAAGAAACTCTGGCTAGACACCGGCCGCGGCGCGCTTCCCGGAACGCCGGCCCCACTGGAATTCTTCGCCCTTGAGGCGGCGCTGGACAGGATCGAAGTGGAAGGTCTCGCATCCGCCAATCAACGCCATAAGCGGGCGGCAGCCGCCGCGCGCGCCGGCATCAAGGCACTTGGCATAACGACATGGGTGGAAGAGACACATGCTTCCGCGCTGGTTTCCACCGCAATATTGCCGGATACCGTCGAGGCCGGGGCGTTTCTCTCGGCCGCCTCCAGACAACAGGGCGCCGATATTTCCGGCGGAGTCGGCCCCGGGGCGGAAAGGCTGATAAGGCTCAACCATACCGGCAGGCGCGCCAATCCGGATGCGGTAAAAGCCAATATCGCCGCCGTTTCCAGCGCGCTGAAAAGCCTCGGCCATGCAACAGACACCGATTCCGCACTGGAAGCGGCCGAAAAAAGCTATTCTGAAGCCTCCAAGGGTGCTCTGTAATCGCTCCGATAAACGATCATTGCGCGAAATCCGGCACCGGCGGAACGCCGATCACGTCATTGTTGTTAAAAATGGTAGACAAATTCCCCGGCCAATCTTGACGAAATCGTGGCAACGCGCGAAACTTAACGCTACGTTAACTCGCGTGAAGAAGGGAAACGGCCATGGTAGCAGGGTTCAACATGCTCTCCTTTGACCTCTTTGGCATCGGCCGAAGGATGCCCGTCGTCAATGAGCGGGTGGAGACCGAGTTTCAGGACAAAACACCACGCAGACCCGACGACGAGTCGCATGACGACGACCGCGATCAGGAATATGAACTGTTCTTCTGGTCGCTTTACCCGGTGATCTGAATTTCTGAAAGCATGCCCCCGCGCCTTGTCCGCTCTTGTGCAGCTTGACAGCAAGCTCTGGAGCGAAACGTGGCTGCTTGTTTCTTCTCCCCGTCGGGGAGAAGGTCGCGGCAGCGGGATGAGGCGGCGACGCCAGAGATATTCGGAGAGGGTTCCCCCTCATCCGGCCCTTCGGGCCACCTTCTCCCCGGCAGGGAGAAGAAATGTCTGGCAACCCTCGCGCCCTATCCAAAGCCCAGCAACCAATCAGCCAACGACGACATCTCGTAAGCAGGTGAATTTACCCAGGACGTTTCAGCCCCGGGCATAACCCGAGGCTGATGCGAAAGGCGTAAGGCGGCTAACTCCGCGTCAGTGGTTGTCGCGCGGCAGGCCCTTGGTCTGGGCAATGCGCTGATACTTCACGGCCGGTTCCAGAACCGCGCCGGTTTCCATCTGGCTGACGATGCCGCGCTGGATTTCCTGCCATGGTGTCTGGTGATCGGGGAACTTGTAACCGCCCTCGGCGGAAAGCGCCTCATAACGCTTGGCCAATTCCTCACCGGAAATCAGAATATCCGCCTTGCCGCGACCCACATCGATGCGGACGCGGTCGCCCGTCTGCAGGATGGCAAGACCGCCGCCGGCTGCTGCTTCCGGAGATGCATTGAGGATGGACGGGCTGCCCGACGTGCCGGACTGGCGGCCGTCACCGATGCAGGGCAGCGAATTGACGCCTTCCTTCAAGAGATAATCCGGTGCGCGCATGTTCACCACTTCCGCCGCACCCGGATAACCGATCGGACCGGCGCCACGCATGAAGAGGATGGTGTTGGCGTCGATCTTCAGCGACGGATCGTCGATACGGTGATGGTAGTCCTCCGGACCGTCAAACACCACGGCGCGGCCTTCGAAGGCTTCCGGGTCGTTCGGATTGGAGAGGTAACGGTTGCGGAACTCTTCCGAGATCACGCTGGTCTTCATGATGGCGGAGGAGAACAGGTTGCCGCGCAGAACACGGAAGCCGGCGCGCTCCTTGAGCGGCTGCTCATAGGGGCGGATGACCTTCTCGTCCTCGATGATGGCGCCACGGCAGTTTTCGCCGATGGTCTTGCCGTTAACGGTCATGGCGTCTTCCATGATCAGTCCCTGGGTCATCAGCTGATTGACGACAGCGGGAACGCCACCGGCATGGTAATAATCCTCGCCGAGATATTCACCGGCCGGCTGCAGGTTGACGAGCAGCGGCACGTCTTCGCCATAGGTCTGCCAGTCATCCACGGTCAGCTCGACGCCGACATGGCGGGCAAGGCCGTTCAGATGGATCGGCGCATTCGTGGAGCCGCCGATGGCCGAATTGACGCGGATGGCGTTGATGAAGGCGTCCTTGGTCATGATATCGGAAGGCTTCAGATCTTCCTTGACCATTTCGACGATGCGCAGGCCGGTGAGGTAGGAGACTTCCTGACGGTCGCGGTAAGGCGCCGGAATGGCGGCGGAGCCCGGAAGCTGCATGCCGAGCGCTTCGGCAAGCGAGTTCATGGTCGTTGCCGTGCCCATGGTGTTGCAATAACCGGTGGAGGGAGCCGACGAGGCGACGAGCTTGACGAAGCCCTGGTAATCGATCTCGCCCTTCGCCAGCAGTTCGCGCGCCTTCCAGACGATGGTGCCGGAACCGGTGCGTTCGCCACGGAACCAGCCGTTCAGCATGGGGCCAACGGAAAGGGCAATGGCCGGAATGTTGACGGTGGCCGCCGCCATAAGACAGGCAGGCGTGGTCTTGTCACAGCCGATGGTCAGAACAACGCCGTCGAGCGGATAGCCATAAAGCACTTCCACGAGGCCGAGGTAAGCAAGGTTACGGTCGAGACCGGCGGTCGGGCGCTTGCCAGTTTCCTGGATCGGATGGACCGGAAATTCAATCGCGATGCCGCCGGCTTCACGAATGCCTTCACGCAGGCGGTTCGCCAGCTCCAGATGGTGGCGGTTGCAGGGCGAAAGATCCGAGCCGGTCTGCGCAATGCCGATGATCGGGCGATCGGACTGAAGCTCGGCCTGGCTGAGACCGAAGTTCATGTAACGCTCGAGATAAAGCGCGGTCATATCCGCATTGGCGGGGTTGTCGAACCACGCGCGCGAACGAAGCTTGCCTTGGGTTGCAGGCAGATTGTCGGATTTGGTCATTATGCAGGTCTCCAGCCGGAAGTGGCCAACGGTAAAATATTACGAAATGCGACAAGCTTATGTTGTGCGCAAGGAAAATGGAATCAGCTTTCGGAGATCACGCATAACCGACAGAGCCGGCGCAGACGAGTGGATCGGGGCCGTTCTTCGGCTTTAGCCGAATATTTTTCGGTGCTTACCACCATACCGGCACTTCTCAACGGTCTCTTCCTCCCTGCTTTTCCGGGTTGCGACCGGCCGCTGGCCTGACATCCCCTCACAAGCTGACTTTCTTATTTATATTACTATTTGACGTCACCATGGGCTGTCAAGCTGGGAGGCCGTACATTTCGGGTGCATTTCGGCATCGGAAGTCAGTAGAAAATTGGCACATAAGCCGTTGATTCATCATATTTTATGATAAATATCGGCAAAATCGGCATTTCTCTAATTATGAAATGGCTAAAAAATCACTTTTCAAGAGTATTACTATATGCTCATAGTGTCGCCGTCACGCTGACATCATCTCTGGGAGGATAAGATGAGAAAAGCTCTTGCGGCATTCACTGTCGCCGTATCCGCATGCCTTGCATCCAGTGTTTCCGCGCAATCGCTCACCGTCGGCTTCTCGCAGATCGGTTCGGAATCCGGCTGGCGTGCAGCCGAAACCACTGTCACCAAACAGCAGGCCGAAAAGCGCGGCGTCACGCTGAAATTCGCCGACGCTCAGCAGAAGCAGGAAAACCAGATCAAGGCCGTTCGCGGCTTCATCGCGCAGGGCGTCGATGCGATCCTGATCGCGCCTGTGGTCGCCACCGGCTGGGATGCGGTGCTGAAGGAAGCCAAGGAAGAGAAAATCCCCGTCATCCTGCTCGACCGCCAGATCGAAGCGCCGGATGATCTTTACCTGACCGCCGTAACCTCCGATCAGGTGCACGAAGGCAAGGTTGCCGGTGACTGGCTGGTCAAGGATGTCGGCTCCAAGGACTGCAAAGTCGTGGAATTGCAGGGCACGACCGGCTCTTCGCCCGCCATCAACCGTAAAAAGGGCTTCGAAGAGGCGATTGCCTCGCACAAGAACATCAAGATCGCGCGCTCGCAGACGGGTGACTTCACCCGCACCAAGGGCAAGGAAGTGATGGAAAGCTTCATCAAGGCTGAAGGCGGCGGCAAGGATATCTGTGCGGTCTACGCTCACAATGACGACATGGCCGTCGGCGCGATCCAGGCGATCAAGGAAGCCGGTCTGAAACCCGGAACCGACATCAAGATCGTGTCCATCGACGCCGTGCCAGACATCTTCAAGGCCATGGCGGATGGCGAGGCCAATGCGACGGTGGAACTGACACCCGACATGGCCGGCCCGGCCTTTGACGCGCTCGAAGCCTATCTGAAGGACAAGAAGGAACCGCCGAAGTGGATCCAGACGGAATCCAAGCTTTATACGGCATCCGATGATCCGATGAAGGTCTACGAGGCGAAGAAGGGCCTGGGTTACTGAGCCATTTCTTCGGGGAAACGGCGCAGGTGCTGCGCCGTTTCCGCCCAGGCTGCAGAACGATCGCATATGAAGTGAGCGGATGAGGCTTGCTTCTTCTCCCCGCCGGGGAGAAGTCCGCGGCAGCGGGATGAGGGGGCAAGCTCTCCGAAATCCGGCAACGTTACCCCCTCATCCGACCCTTCGGCCCACCTTCTCCCCGACGGGGAGAAGAAACAGGCGGCATCCGCTCACTCCATCTGGGATCACTCTACGCTTTTAGGCGCCAGACCCATATCCATACGGAATTAACTCATGCCCGAAACCGCCTCTCTTCTGGAAGCACGCGTCATCGGCAAATCCTTTCTCGGGATCACGGCGCTGGACAATGTCGATTTCTCGCTCCGGCGCGGTGAAATCCACGCATTGCTCGGCGAAAACGGCGCGGGCAAATCGACGCTGATCAAGATCCTGACCGGCGTTTATCACCGCGACAGCGGTTCCATCTTTCTGCAAGGCGCAGAGATTTCGCCCGCCAATGTGGGTGAAGCGCAGGCGCTTGGCATCGGCACGGTCTATCAGGAAGTGAACCTTCTCGAAAACCTGACGGTGGCCGAAAACCTGTTTCTTGGCCGCCAGCCGCGCCGCTTCGGACTGATCGACCGCAGCACGATGCAGAAGAATTCGCAGGCCCTGCTTGCCCAATACGGGCTTTCCATTGACGTCAACGCGCTGCTTTCCAGCTATTCCGTCGCCATCCGGCAGATCATCGCCATTGCCCGCGCCGTCGATCTTTCCGGCAAGGTGCTGGTGCTGGACGAGCCGACAGCCAGCCTTGATGCCCATGAAGTCGAGATGCTGTTCGGCGTCTTGAGAAACCTGCGCGCGCGCGGCATCGGCATCGTCATCATCACCCACTTCCTCAATCAGGTCTATGACATAGCCGACCGAGTGACGGTCCTGCGCAACGGTCGCCTTGTCGGCACCCGCGATATCGGCAGCCTGCCCCGTTCCGAACTGATCTCGATGATGCTCGGTCGCGAGCTTCAGCACATTACCCATGACCATCAGGCCACCGAAGATACGGTTGCCGAGGGCGAGCCGCCGATCCGTTTCGAAGGTTATGGCAAACGCGGCAGCATCGCGCCCTTCGATCTCGGCATCCGGCCGGGAGAAATCGTCGGCGTCGCCGGGCTGCTCGGTTCTGGCCGGACGGAAACAGCCTTCCTGCTGTTCGGCATCGACCGGCCGGATACCGGAAAGGCTGTCATCGACGGCCAGACGGTGGCGATTTCTTCGCCGGAAGCCGCCATTACCGCCGGTTTCGGTTTCTGTCCGGAAGAGCGCAAGACGGATGGCATCATCGGCGACTTTTCCGTTACCGATAATATCGCCCTGGCGCTTCAGGCCCGGCAGGGCTGGGCACGGCCGCTCTCGCGCCGGCAGAAGGCTGAGCTTGCCGAAAGCTTCATCAAGTCGCTCGATATCCGCCCGGCCGACCCTGAGCGGCCGATCAAATTCCTGTCCGGCGGCAATCAGCAGAAGGCCATTCTGGCGCGCTGGCTCGCCACCCACCCCCGGCTGCTGATCCTCGACGAGCCGACACGCGGCATCGATATAGGCGCGCATGCGGAAATCCTGAAAATGATCGAAAAACTCTGCAGCGAAGGCATGTCGCTCGTCGTCATCTCCTCCGAACTGGAAGAGCTTACCGCCGTCGCCCATCGTGTCGTCGTACTTTCGGATCGTCGCCATGTCAGCGAGTTGAAGGCCGGCGACGTGACCGCCGACAACATCATGCGGGCGATTGCCGATGCGGCAAAAACGGAGGCGGCATGATGGCAGCAGTGACACGACGCCTGAAAAGGCTTGCTCCGCAGCTTATCGCGCTGTTCGTCATTCTGGCAGCGATTACAATCGTTTCGCCGGGTTTCCTGCATGTCTCGTTCCAGAACGGCAGGCTCTATGGCAGTCTGGTGGATATTCTCGTGCGCGCCGCACCGGTTGCGCTTTTGACCATCGGCATGACGCTGGTCATCGCCACCAAGGGCATCGATCTGTCCATCGGCGCCGTCATCGCCATCTGCGGCGCGGTCGCAGCCACGCTCATCAGCAATGGCCATTCCATTCCCTCGGTCATCGTCATCTCGCTTGCGGTGGGCATTGCCTGCGGCCTCTGGAACGGCGTGCTGGTCGCTCTGCTCGATATACAGCCGATCATCGCCACGCTGATCCTGATGGTGGCGGGACGCGGCATCGCCCAGCTCATCACCGAGGGTGTCATTCTCACCTTCAACAATGACAGCTTTTCCGCCATCGGCTCCGGCTCGTTCGCAGGCATTCCGCTGCCCGTCATCATCTGGGTGGCGGCCGCACTGCTGATCGGCCTTCTGGTACGCAAGAGCGCGCTCGGTTTCCTCATCGAGGCCACCGGCATCAATCGCCGCGCCGCAGCCTTGGCCGGCGTGCGGGCCCGCTTCCTGCTGTTTTTCGTTTATGCGGTTTCTGGCCTCTGCGCGGCCATCGCCGGCATGATCGTGACCGCCGATATTCGCGGCGCGGATGCCAACAATGCCGGGCTGTGGCTGGAGCTGGACGCCATATTGGCGGTGGTCATCGGCGGCACGTCGCTGAATGGCGGGCGCTTCTCCATCACCGCCTCGCTGATTGGCGCGCTCATCATCCAGACCATCAATACCGGCATTCTCGTCTCGGGCTTTCCGCCGGAATTCAACCTCATCATCAAGGCCGGCATCATCATGGTGGTGCTGACGCTGCAATCGCCGGCAATAATGACGGTGCTTGGCTTCGTGAAAACGCCGAAGCCACACGCCAAACCGGCGGCCACCAATGGCATGACCAAGGAAGGAACCGCGCGATGATCCACAGCCGCAACCTGCCCTTCCTCACCACGCTGACGATCTTCGTCATCGCCTATCTTCTCTGCGTGCTGCAATATCCGGCGATCCTGTCGACACGGGTGATCGGCAATCTTCTGACCGACAATGCCTTTCTCGGCATTGCGGCTGTCGGCATGACCTTCGTCATCCTGTCGGGCGGCATCGATCTTTCCATCGGTTCGGTCATCGCCTTTACCAGCGTCTTCGTGGCGGTGATGGTCGGCACCTATAATATCCACCCGCTGCTCGCCTTCGCCATCGTGCTGGTTGTCTCGACATTGTTCGGCTGCCTGATGGGGGCGATGATCCGCTTCCTCGCCATCCCGCCCTTCGTGGTAACGCTGGCGGGCATGTTTCTGGCACGCGGCGCGGCTTACCTCATCTCCACCCAGTCCGTGCCGATCTCGCATCCCTTCATCGATGCGATACAGGGCTTTTATTACCGCTTCCCCGGTGGCGGCAGGCTGACGGCGCTCGCCATGCTGATGCTTCTCGTCTTTGCCGCCGGCATGCTGATCGCCAGCCGCACCCGCTTCGGGGCCAATGTCTATGCGCTTGGCGGCAACCCGCAATCGGCCGAGTTGATGGGCGTGCCGATCGGGGCGGCGACCATCGGCATCTATGCGCTTTCCGGCTTTCTCTCCGGCCTCGCCGGCATCGTCTATACGCTCTATACCTCGTCAGGCTATTCGCTGGCGACGGTCGGCGTTGAACTCGACGCCATCGCAGCGGTCGTGATCGGCGGGACGTTGCTAACTGGCGGCACGGGGCTGGTGGCGGGCACCTTCATCGGCCTGCTGATCCAGGGGCTGATCCAGACCTATATCGTTTTTGACGGAACGCTTTCTTCCTGGTGGACGAAAATCGTCATCGGCGTGCTGCTTTTCGTCTTCATCGTGTTGCAGCGCGCAATCATCTGGTATTCAAACAGGAGACTGGCCGGACCGCATCCGGCATAATTGCAAACGGAGGCTTGCTTGGGGCTGCTCGAAACAACGATAAGCGGACGAAAACGCCGGAACAGCCACGCCCATGTGGTCTCCGAACTCGGCAGCGCCATCGTTTCAGGCAGAATAGCGGAAGGTTCGCTCTTGCCCAATGATGCCGAACTGTCACTGCGTTTCGGCGTTTCGCGCACCGTGCTGCGCGAAACCATGAAGACGCTGGCGGCGAAGCGCCTCGTCGAACCCAAGGCCAAGGTCGGCACCCGCGTTCTCGACCGTTCCAGCTGGAACTTCTTTGATCCCGACGTGCTGGGCTGGCGCTGCGAGGCCGGGATAGATGAGGAATTCGTCACGCATCTGGCGGAAATCCGCCTCGCTCTCGAACCGGCCGCGGCCGCCGCTGCGGCACTGCAGGCCTCGAATGACGATATTGTTTCCCTTTACGTGATCGCCGCCAAATTCGACAATCCGAAACATACGCCGGAGACCATCGCCAAGGTCGATCTCGAATTTCACCTTGCCGTTGCGCATATGTCCGGCAACCCCTTCATGCGTTCGGCAAGCGGGCTCATCGAAGCAGCACTGGCCATTTCTTTCCAGCTTTCATCCCCCGCAGCCTCGCCCGGCACCATCGCGGAGATTGCCTCCAATCACCTGCGCATCGTGCACGCCATTGCGGCACGGGATGCCGATGCCGCCGTGAAAGCCATGCGCCATGTGATCGAGGTCGGCAAGGATCGGACGCAGAAGGCGATCAAGGCGCCTTGAGGTCGCCGTACCGCCCTCTCCCCGCGAAGAAGGTCCCACCTTTCACCCGATCAGGATCGCCCTGATATCGTTTACATTCGTCAGCGTCGGCCCCGTCACGACAAGGTCTCCGGCTGCATTGAAAGCCGTGTAGCTATC
This portion of the Agrobacterium tumefaciens genome encodes:
- a CDS encoding ABC transporter permease codes for the protein MRRAATLLRRRAVSAIPVLLIVLIFTFVLLENASGDAVDAYLVSIGGGDAGLRDALREQYGLNGSVLARFWLYASSVLRLDLGWSLAFDRPVLGLILERLPNTLLLMGSATALAFITGTALGIVAGARPGGLTDRVLSALSLALYATPGFWLGLVLAIVFAVQLRWLPTSGIETIASGKQGMARALDIARHLVLPVASLGLIYLALFLRVMRTAMAAVWPLDFVLFARAKGLSRRRIVLRHVARNAALPLITALGLQAATMLGGSVVIESVFAIPGFGRLAQEAVSGRDTPLLMGIILTSAVFVILVNLAVDILYAVLDPRIGSGEQQA
- a CDS encoding ABC transporter permease, with product MSFALRLLRSFEGLAGVVILALLAVTALAAPLLFPGDPLSIVGEPLVAPFTDAALPLGTDRLGRNVLAGLAHGAQASLLVGIGAAAAALLIGTVIGTIAGFAGGLVDEALMRLTDAFQIVPNFLLALAFVSTIGPSMPIVILAIALGAWADPARLMRAQVLSIRERDYVQSARAIGMHPLEIAFRQILPNALPPVLALAAIIVAAAILTEAALSFLGLGDPNIVTWGSMIAEGRNVLRSAAFLSIIPGIGLLVIVIGVYLLAEGINRAMATRKEAP
- a CDS encoding ABC transporter ATP-binding protein translates to MSGNALCRIDDLNVRYAAGDAPALQDISLTIRQGQRLAIIGESGSGKSTLARAIAGLLPVNARVSGDISWSRDSGIFTDRPMPGRDIGTIFQDTGATLNPVLTIGEQVAEGAVRHLGLSWRQARDLARDLLERVRLPHPSHLLTAYPHQLSGGQRQRVAIAAAIAAHPAILIADEATSALDTVSQAAIAALLDGLVREEERTLIFITHDIGLASSLADEIAVLRAGRLVEHGATRRVLSSPAHDYTRALLSDYLDLSTPPLINEAVS
- a CDS encoding ABC transporter ATP-binding protein, giving the protein MNDALLSVEDLSKTYRTGGRTVAALSDISFSLQPGETLGLAGPSGCGKSTLARILMRLIPADEGTVSFENRDWLALDGSELRAARRQMQMVFQDTHGAFNPRASVEDAIGEPLRIHRIVDRRQRPAEIRRLLDRVGLPASHAGRSVFELSGGQRQRVAIARAIALKPSLLILDEAVSALDVSVRRQILELLVEIQRETAVACIFVSHDLSVIRAVCHRVAIMEAGRIVEIGRTANIVSAPQSSTARTLIEAAPRLTTTTQG
- a CDS encoding alanine--glyoxylate aminotransferase family protein, with amino-acid sequence MPAPDYALLLDPPAFPADRYAVLADRLAALMGTRNDVLLIQAEAVLALEATAASLARPGLRALNIVTSPYGAWFGGWLERGGATVRNLTASPAKPISLQEVERALDDGTGFNLLAIVHAESASGILNPLPAIAALAKDRGIVTVVDAVASIGGHAFEADRLGIDIAVIGPQKALAGPAGVSAISVSPKAWELLSHGAAPENSMLSLLDQKKLWLDTGRGALPGTPAPLEFFALEAALDRIEVEGLASANQRHKRAAAAARAGIKALGITTWVEETHASALVSTAILPDTVEAGAFLSAASRQQGADISGGVGPGAERLIRLNHTGRRANPDAVKANIAAVSSALKSLGHATDTDSALEAAEKSYSEASKGAL
- a CDS encoding dihydroxy-acid dehydratase family protein, with product MTKSDNLPATQGKLRSRAWFDNPANADMTALYLERYMNFGLSQAELQSDRPIIGIAQTGSDLSPCNRHHLELANRLREGIREAGGIAIEFPVHPIQETGKRPTAGLDRNLAYLGLVEVLYGYPLDGVVLTIGCDKTTPACLMAAATVNIPAIALSVGPMLNGWFRGERTGSGTIVWKARELLAKGEIDYQGFVKLVASSAPSTGYCNTMGTATTMNSLAEALGMQLPGSAAIPAPYRDRQEVSYLTGLRIVEMVKEDLKPSDIMTKDAFINAIRVNSAIGGSTNAPIHLNGLARHVGVELTVDDWQTYGEDVPLLVNLQPAGEYLGEDYYHAGGVPAVVNQLMTQGLIMEDAMTVNGKTIGENCRGAIIEDEKVIRPYEQPLKERAGFRVLRGNLFSSAIMKTSVISEEFRNRYLSNPNDPEAFEGRAVVFDGPEDYHHRIDDPSLKIDANTILFMRGAGPIGYPGAAEVVNMRAPDYLLKEGVNSLPCIGDGRQSGTSGSPSILNASPEAAAGGGLAILQTGDRVRIDVGRGKADILISGEELAKRYEALSAEGGYKFPDHQTPWQEIQRGIVSQMETGAVLEPAVKYQRIAQTKGLPRDNH